In Choloepus didactylus isolate mChoDid1 chromosome 6, mChoDid1.pri, whole genome shotgun sequence, one DNA window encodes the following:
- the MMP7 gene encoding LOW QUALITY PROTEIN: matrilysin (The sequence of the model RefSeq protein was modified relative to this genomic sequence to represent the inferred CDS: deleted 2 bases in 1 codon), which translates to MQLAVLWAVCCCPGACTTLPQEAVGMSEQQWKRLRYDYLKRFYAFDSKTRDAKSLEGKLKEMQKFFGLPITGILNFQIIKIMQKPRCGVPDVAKYSLFPDGPKWTSKEVTYRIISYTRDLPRIRVDQLVTKALNTWSKEIPLRFKRVRWGVADIMIGFARGAHGDYYPFDGPGNTLAHAFAPGPGLGGDAHFDEDERWSDGSSLGVNFLYVATHELGHSLGLEHSSDPNSVMYPTYGYDDSQDFKLSQDDIKAIQKIYGFSGFVPAFISWVEKEVEAWNPEAQESPATVSRGSRDGNEEKEGLKKSLKEKRWSVREGLSRSV; encoded by the exons ATGCAGCTGGCAGTACTCTGGGCTGTGTGT TGCTGCCCTGGCGCCTGCACTACACTGCCACAGGAGGCAGTGGGCATGAGTGAGCAGCAGTGGAAAAGGCTCAGGTAT GACTATCTGAAGAGATTTTATGCATTTGACTCAAAAACACGGGATGCCAAGAGTTTAGAAGGCAAACTCAAGGAGATGCAAAAGTTCTTTGGCTTGCCTATCACTGGAATACTAAACTTTCAGATCATAAAAATAATGCAGAAGCCCAGATGTGGAGTGCCAGATGTTGCAAAATACTCACTCTTCCCAGATGGTCCAAAATGGACTTCCAAAGAAGTCACCTACAG GATCATATCATACACTCGAGACTTACCACGTATCAGAGTGGATCAATTAGTGACCAAGGCTTTAAACACGTGGAGCAAAGAGATTCCACTGCGCTTCAAGAGGGTTCGGTGGGGAGTTGCTGATATCATGATCGGCTTTGCCAGAGGAG ctcatGGGGACTACTACCCATTTGATGGACCAGGAAACACACTGGCTCATGCCTTTGCCCCTGGGCCAGGCCTAGGAGGAGATGCTCACTTTGATGAGGATGAACGCTGGTCTGACGGTAGCAGTTTAG GAGTTAACTTCCTGTATGTTGCAACTCATGAACTTGGCCATTCTTTGGGGCTGGAACATTCATCTGATCCTAATTCTGTGATGTATCCAACATACGGATATGATGACTCCCAGGATTTCAAACTTTCACAGGATGACATCAAAGCCATTCAGAAAATATATG GTTTTTCAGGCTTCGTACCTGCTTTTATCTCTTGGGTGGAAAAAGAGGTGGAGGCGTGGAACCCAGAGGCCCAGGAGAGCCCAGCAACTGTCAGCAGAGGATCTAGAGATGGGAATGAGGAGAAAGAAGGGCTGAAGAAGAGTCTGAAGGAAAAGAGATGGAGCGTGAGAGAGGGTCTCTCCAGGAGCGTTTGA